The proteins below are encoded in one region of Knoellia sp. S7-12:
- the rpoB gene encoding DNA-directed RNA polymerase subunit beta codes for MAASRTASKTVTTAMTASGRLSFGKIREPMEVPDLLALQTESFDWLLGNERWQERVAQARAAGRDDVPERSGLEDIFEEISPIEDFSGSMSLSFRDHRFEEVKYSIEDCKERDQTYSAPLFVTAEFMNNTTGEIKSQTVFMGDFPLMTERGTFIINGTERVVVSQLVRSPGVYFERTPDKTSDKDIYTAKIIPSRGAWIEFEIDKRDMVGVRVDRKRKQSVTVLLKALGLTEAQIREEFAGYESIELTLDKDNTEGQDDALLDIYRKLRPGEPPTREAAQNLLDNLYFNGKRYDLAKVGRYKINKKLGIESELTDSTLNVNDIVATIKYIVALHNGDETLPGRRKGDDVAIRVETDDIDHFGNRRLRNVGELIQNQVRTGLSRMERVVRERMTTQDVEAITPQTLINIRPVVASIKEFFGTSQLSQFMDQNNPLSGLTHKRRLSALGPGGLSRDRAGMDVRDVHPSHYGRMCPIETPEGPNIGLIGSLASYGRINAFGFIETPYRKVTKGRVTDEIHYLSADEEDEHVIAQANAALDTAGERFTSERVLVRVKGGEVEYIPADDVDYIDVSARQMVSAATALIPFLEHDDANRALMGSNMQRQAVPLVKAEAPLVGTGMELRAAVDSGDVVIAEKAGVVTEVSADLVTVAADDGTSRTYRIDKFTRSNQGNSYNQRVIVSEGDRVEKSGLIADGPATDGGEMALGRNLLVAFMPWEGHNYEDAIILSQRLVQDDVLSSIHIEEHEVDARDTKLGPEEITRDIPNVSEEVLADLDERGIIRIGAEVRDGDLLVGKVTPKGETELTPEERLLRAIFGEKAREVRDTSLKVPHGETGTVIGVKVFDKDEGDELPPGVNQLVRVHVANKRKITDGDKLAGRHGNKGVISKILPVEDMPFLEDGTPVDVVLNPLGVPGRMNIGQILELHLGWAASRGWEIVGNPDWANLIPDDARSAEPGTRVASPVFDGVREDEIVGLLDSTRETRDGVRLIDGSGKTPLFDGRSGEPYPEPVSVGYMYILKLHHLVDDKIHARSTGPYSMITQQPLGGKAQFGGQRFGEMEVWALEAYGAAYALQELLTIKSDDVNGRVKVYEAIVKGDNIPEPGIPESFKVLIKEMQSLCLNVEVLSSDGKAIEMHDAEEDVFRAAEELGIDLSRREPSSVEEV; via the coding sequence TCGTTCCGTGACCACCGCTTCGAAGAGGTCAAGTACTCCATCGAGGACTGCAAGGAGCGCGACCAGACCTACTCCGCGCCCCTGTTCGTCACCGCGGAGTTCATGAACAACACCACGGGTGAGATCAAGAGCCAGACCGTGTTCATGGGGGACTTCCCGCTCATGACCGAGCGCGGCACGTTCATCATCAACGGCACCGAGCGTGTCGTCGTCTCGCAGCTCGTCCGCAGTCCGGGCGTCTACTTCGAGCGCACGCCCGACAAGACGTCCGACAAGGACATCTACACCGCCAAGATCATCCCGAGCCGTGGCGCCTGGATCGAGTTCGAGATCGACAAGCGCGACATGGTCGGCGTCCGCGTCGACCGCAAGCGCAAGCAGTCGGTCACCGTCCTCCTCAAGGCGCTCGGTCTGACCGAGGCGCAGATCCGCGAGGAGTTCGCCGGCTACGAGTCGATCGAGCTCACCCTCGACAAGGACAACACCGAGGGCCAGGACGACGCGCTGCTCGACATCTACCGCAAGCTCCGACCGGGCGAACCGCCCACCCGTGAGGCCGCGCAGAACCTGCTCGACAACCTCTATTTCAATGGCAAGCGCTATGACCTTGCCAAGGTTGGTCGCTACAAGATCAACAAGAAGCTGGGTATCGAGAGCGAGCTCACCGACTCGACGCTGAACGTCAACGACATCGTCGCGACGATCAAGTACATCGTGGCCCTGCACAACGGTGACGAGACCCTTCCGGGCCGTCGCAAGGGTGACGACGTCGCGATCCGTGTCGAGACCGACGACATCGACCACTTCGGCAACCGTCGCCTGCGCAACGTCGGCGAGCTCATCCAGAACCAGGTCCGCACGGGCCTGTCCCGGATGGAGCGCGTTGTGCGCGAGCGGATGACGACCCAGGACGTCGAGGCGATCACGCCGCAGACCCTGATCAACATCCGCCCCGTGGTGGCCTCGATCAAGGAGTTCTTCGGAACCTCCCAGCTGTCGCAGTTCATGGACCAGAACAACCCGCTCTCCGGACTGACGCACAAGCGTCGCCTGTCCGCGCTGGGCCCGGGTGGTCTGTCCCGTGACCGCGCCGGCATGGACGTGCGTGACGTTCACCCGTCGCACTACGGCCGCATGTGTCCGATCGAGACCCCTGAGGGTCCCAACATCGGACTCATCGGTTCGCTCGCGTCCTACGGCCGCATCAACGCGTTCGGCTTCATCGAGACCCCGTACCGCAAGGTCACCAAGGGCCGCGTCACCGACGAGATTCACTACCTGTCGGCTGACGAAGAGGACGAGCACGTCATCGCCCAGGCGAACGCAGCGCTCGACACCGCTGGTGAGCGTTTCACCAGCGAGCGTGTGCTCGTGCGCGTCAAGGGTGGCGAGGTCGAGTACATCCCGGCCGACGACGTCGACTACATCGATGTCTCGGCTCGCCAGATGGTCTCGGCTGCAACCGCGCTCATCCCGTTCCTCGAGCACGATGACGCCAACCGTGCGCTCATGGGTTCCAACATGCAGCGTCAGGCGGTGCCGCTGGTCAAGGCCGAGGCCCCGCTCGTCGGCACTGGCATGGAGCTTCGCGCCGCAGTCGACTCCGGTGATGTCGTCATCGCCGAAAAAGCGGGCGTGGTCACTGAGGTTTCTGCGGACCTCGTCACCGTCGCTGCCGATGACGGCACGTCGCGCACCTACCGGATCGACAAGTTCACCCGATCCAACCAGGGCAACAGCTACAACCAGCGCGTCATCGTCTCCGAGGGCGACCGCGTCGAAAAGAGTGGCCTCATCGCCGACGGTCCTGCGACCGACGGTGGCGAGATGGCCCTGGGCCGCAACCTCCTCGTGGCATTCATGCCGTGGGAGGGCCACAACTACGAAGACGCGATCATCCTCAGCCAGCGTCTGGTGCAGGACGACGTCCTCTCCTCGATTCACATCGAGGAGCACGAGGTCGACGCCCGCGACACCAAGCTTGGCCCCGAGGAGATCACCCGGGACATCCCCAACGTCTCCGAAGAGGTCCTCGCGGACCTCGACGAGCGCGGCATCATCCGCATCGGTGCCGAGGTTCGCGATGGTGACCTCCTCGTCGGCAAGGTCACGCCCAAGGGCGAGACCGAGCTGACCCCGGAGGAGCGTCTGCTCCGTGCGATCTTCGGCGAGAAGGCGCGCGAGGTTCGCGACACGTCCCTCAAGGTGCCTCACGGCGAGACCGGCACGGTCATCGGCGTCAAGGTGTTCGACAAGGACGAGGGCGACGAGCTGCCCCCGGGCGTCAACCAGTTGGTGCGCGTCCACGTTGCTAACAAGCGCAAGATCACGGACGGCGACAAGCTCGCCGGTCGTCACGGCAACAAGGGCGTCATCTCCAAGATCCTCCCCGTCGAGGACATGCCGTTCCTTGAGGACGGCACGCCGGTCGACGTCGTGCTCAACCCGCTCGGTGTCCCTGGCCGCATGAACATCGGCCAGATCCTCGAGTTGCACCTTGGTTGGGCCGCGAGCCGCGGCTGGGAGATCGTGGGCAACCCCGACTGGGCCAACCTCATCCCCGACGACGCCCGTTCGGCGGAGCCCGGCACCCGTGTCGCGTCTCCCGTGTTCGATGGTGTGCGCGAGGACGAGATCGTGGGCCTGCTCGACAGCACCCGCGAGACCCGTGACGGTGTCCGTCTCATCGACGGTTCCGGCAAGACGCCGCTCTTCGACGGTCGCTCCGGCGAGCCGTACCCGGAGCCGGTGTCGGTGGGCTACATGTACATCCTCAAGCTGCACCACCTCGTGGATGACAAGATCCACGCGCGCAGCACGGGCCCGTACTCGATGATCACCCAGCAGCCGCTCGGCGGTAAGGCCCAGTTCGGTGGCCAGCGCTTCGGTGAGATGGAGGTCTGGGCACTTGAGGCCTACGGCGCGGCTTACGCGCTGCAGGAGCTGCTCACCATCAAGTCGGACGACGTCAACGGTCGTGTGAAGGTCTACGAGGCCATCGTCAAGGGCGACAACATCCCCGAGCCCGGCATCCCCGAGTCCTTCAAGGTGCTCATCAAGGAGATGCAGAGCCTGTGCCTCAACGTCGAGGTCCTGTCCAGTGATGGCAAGGCCATCGAGATGCACGACGCCGAGGAAGATGTCTTCCGTGCGGCAGAGGAGCTCGGGATCGACCTGTCGCGTCGCGAGCCCAGTTCGGTCGAAGAGGTCTGA